From a single Pseudorasbora parva isolate DD20220531a chromosome 15, ASM2467924v1, whole genome shotgun sequence genomic region:
- the hif1ab gene encoding hypoxia inducible factor 1 subunit alpha b: MDTGVVTEKKRVSSERRKEKSRDAARSRRGKESEVFYELAHQLPLPHNVTSHLDKASIMRLTISYLRMRKLLSSDDTEKENEEESQLNGFYLKALEGFLMVLSEDGDMVYLSENVSKSMGLTQFDLTGHSVFEFSHPCDHEELREMLVHRAGSKKTKEQNTERSFFLRMKCTLTSRGRTVNIKSATWKVLHCVGHVRVQERSEDSGDSGFKEPPLTYLVLICEPIPHPSNIEVPLDSKTFLSRHTLDMKFSYCDERITELMGYEPDDLLNRSVYEYYHALDSDHLTKTHHNLFTKGQATTGQYRMMAKKGGFVWVETQATVIYNPKNSQPQCIVCVNYVLSGIVEGDVVLSLQQTVKEPKAVETESQEMEDEAPELDMLKLFKPEGDKCPMESSELYEKLKMEPEALTVLAPAAGDTFISLDFNNSDSDMQLLKEVPLYNDVMLPSSSEKLPISLSALTPSDSTPVLSKLETGAEDFPFSSASDHVPDSTNKPSTSGIGSSGPNSPMDYFFQVDPDISTEFKLDQVEKLFAIDTEAKTPLNSQAMDDLDLEMLAPYIPMDDDYQLRIPSPLEPLPSSSLSVSSMSSLFQPLPSPASPASSSSSAVKQEPSSRAPSPLHLLQEVCSAPVSPFSGSRDTSPARSPTPQSDSQLNNRELSPKMLAMQNIQRKRKLEEVTSLSEAVGLGALLQSVDGAIEPGKRTKVLEVKGSGVLGGNKTILILPSDVASRLLCSSLEGRGGLPQLTRYDCEVNAPVQDRHHLLQGEELLRALDQVN; the protein is encoded by the exons ATGGATACTGGAGTTGTCACTGAAAAGAAAAG GGTGAGCTCGGAGCGCAGGAAGGAGAAGTCCAGGGATGCAGCGCGATCTCGCAGAGGAAAGGAGTCCGAGGTGTTCTACGAGTTAGCACACCAGCTTCCCCTGCCACACAATGTCACCTCCCACCTGGACAAAGCCTCCATCATGAGGCTGACCATCAGCTATCTGCGCATGAGGAAGCTGCTCAGCTCTG ATGACACTGAGAAAGAGAACGAGGAGGAGAGCCAGTTGAACGGCTTTTATCTGAAGGCCCTGGAGGGTTTCCTTATGGTCCTGTCTGAGGATGGAGACATGGTTTATCTCTCTGAGAATGTCAGCAAGAGCATGGGCCTTACACAG TTTGATCTGACTGGTCACAGCGTCTTTGAATTTTCACACCCATGTGACCATGAGGAGTTGAGAGAGATGCTGGTCCATAGGGCGG gatcaAAAAAGACCAAGGAACAGAACACAGAGCGCAGCTTCTTCCTGCGTATGAAGTGCACACTCACTAGCAGAGGACGTACTGTCAATATCAAGTCTGCTACATGGAAG GTTCTTCactgcgttggtcatgtccgtGTGCAGGAGCGGAGCGAGGATTCAGGAGACTCTGGCTTTAAAGAGCCCCCTCTGACCTACCTTGTGCTCATCTGTGAGCCCATTCCTCATCCCTCAAACATCGAGGTGCCTCTGGACAGCAAGACCTTCCTTAGCCGTCACACTCTGGACATGAAGTTCTCATACTGTGATGAAAG GATCACAGAGCTGATGGGATATGAGCCAGATGATCTGCTGAACAGGTCAGTGTACGAATACTATCACGCCCTGGATTCAGATCACCTCACCAAGACGCATCACAACC TGTTCACAAAGGGCCAGGCTACCACAGGCCAATACCGCATGATGGCTAAGAAAGGTGGTTTTGTTTGGGTGGAGACTCAGGCCACCGTTATCTACAATCCCAAGAATTCACAGCCCCAGTGCATTGTTTGCGTCAACTACGTTTTAAG TGGCATTGTGGAGGGGGATGTTGTCCTTTCACTGCAGCAGACAGTGAAGGAGCCCAAGGCTGTAGAGACAGAGAGCCAGGAAATGGAAGATGAGGCGCCTGAGTTGGACATGCTCAAACTCTTCAAACCAGAAGGTGACAAGTGTCCCATGGAGAGCTCTGAGCTTTACGAGAAGCTTAAAATGGAGCCTGAGGCCCTCACTGTGTTGGCACCTGCAGCAGGAGACACCTTCATCTCTTTGGACTTCAACAACTCAG ACTCTGACATGCAGCTGCTGAAGGAAGTGCCCCTTTACAATGATGTCATGCTGCCCTCCAGCAGCGAGAAGCTGCCCATCAGTCTGTCTGCTCTGACACCCAGTGACTCCACCCCCGTTCTTTCAAAACTAGAGACCGGAGCGGAGGACTTTCCTTTCAGCTCTGCTTCTGATCATGTTCCAGACTCCACAAACAAACCCTCCACATCTGGAATCGGCTCTTCAGGG CCCAACAGCCCCAtggattacttttttcaagtggACCCAGACATCAGTACTGAATTCAAACTAGACCAGGTTGAAAAACTGTTTGCGATTGATACCGAAGCAAAGACCCCCTTAAACTCCCAG GCCATGGATGATCTCGACTTAGAAATGCTGGCTCCATACATCCCGATGGATGACGACTACCAGCTGCGCATCCCCTCTCCACTGGAACCGCTCCCCTCCAGCTCACTCTCTGTTTCGTCCATGAGCTCTCTATTCCAGCCCTTACCCTCACCCGCATCTCCAGCCTCTTCCTCCAGCAGTGCAGTGAAACAGGAGCCATCGTCACGGGCCCCTTCACCTCTGCATCTGCTGCAGGAGGTGTGCAGTGCTCCCGTCTCGCCCTTCAGTGGCAGTCGAGACACTTCCCCGGCAAGATCCCCCACCCCGCAGAGCGACAGTCAGCTCAACAACAG AGAGCTGTCTCCAAAGATGTTAGCCATGCAGAATATCCAACGTAAGAGAAAGCTGGAGGAAGTGACATCACTTTCTGAGGCTGTTGGACTG GGTGCCTTGCTTCAGAGTGTGGACGGTGCTATAGAGCCTGGAAAAAGGACAAAGGTTTTAGAAGTTAAAGGATCGGGTGTGCTCGGGGGAAACAAAACCATTCTTATACTGCCCTCTG ATGTGGCCAGTCGTCTGTTGTGCAGTTCTTTAGAAGGCCGCGGTGGGCTGCCTCAGCTGACACGATATGACTGCGAGGTCAACGCTCCCGTGCAGGACCGCCATCATCTGCTCCAGGGAGAGGAGCTCCTGCGTGCTCTGGACCAAGTCAACTGA